One genomic window of Pseudomonadota bacterium includes the following:
- a CDS encoding B12-binding domain-containing radical SAM protein, translated as MQKLKGIVAMNICVLEHPRVRSKERFNDIANTPLWSCLMGGYAASSLRHTGHDVYLMDTTISGWDFKKTKQEILKLSPDILCVNAVYFWEHTGLVFDLLNNLKEDGFCGHITLFGFFPTLAYAAILENIASVDSVVVGESEITLVELSEALSKHKSLSGISGLCIRTDKVITISKQRSPEQNIDKFYFPERTNFSDQTASILASRGCYNHCAFCLVPSFYNDGPLWRGRSPENIYQEISELADKGCQDFYFVDPNFIGPGKKGKDRIHKLMKLIRPLNISFGMETRPNDLDPDILDSLISSGFKTLLLGIESGSKSVLTNLNKGASINSSESAIRICRNAGIEPEVGFLMFVPDSTLEDLKHNFEFLQKNNLLDRLERTANLLSHRQLVLMGTSGYRMFEKQGRLKKAGVLGFEGEVSYQDNRVKWVSDLMIHACLFVLENMEQPESPIYWQLCENEGKRSIEFVKTNDCLVDLFKRLLADAGKSALLSPVSIMKEDIERELLSVININSFPSS; from the coding sequence TTGCAAAAGCTTAAAGGCATTGTTGCAATGAATATATGCGTACTTGAACATCCCAGAGTTCGATCAAAAGAAAGATTTAATGATATTGCCAATACCCCGCTGTGGTCATGTCTTATGGGAGGCTATGCAGCTTCAAGCCTGAGACATACCGGACACGATGTATACTTGATGGACACAACAATATCCGGCTGGGATTTTAAAAAGACAAAACAGGAAATTCTTAAACTATCCCCTGATATACTTTGTGTTAATGCCGTTTATTTCTGGGAACACACCGGTCTTGTTTTTGATCTTTTAAATAATCTTAAAGAAGACGGTTTTTGTGGCCATATTACATTGTTTGGTTTTTTTCCCACACTTGCTTACGCAGCAATTCTTGAAAACATTGCTTCCGTTGATTCTGTAGTGGTGGGTGAAAGTGAAATAACACTAGTAGAACTTTCTGAAGCACTTTCAAAACATAAATCTCTGTCAGGCATATCCGGACTTTGTATAAGAACCGATAAGGTCATTACAATTTCAAAGCAACGCAGCCCGGAACAAAACATAGATAAATTTTATTTTCCTGAAAGAACGAATTTTTCCGATCAGACAGCCTCCATTCTTGCAAGCCGGGGATGTTACAACCACTGTGCCTTTTGCCTTGTCCCGTCGTTTTATAATGACGGGCCGTTGTGGCGCGGGAGGTCTCCGGAAAATATTTATCAGGAAATATCCGAGCTTGCAGATAAAGGATGTCAAGATTTCTATTTTGTTGATCCTAATTTTATCGGTCCGGGGAAAAAAGGCAAAGATCGTATTCATAAACTAATGAAGCTTATCCGCCCTTTAAACATAAGTTTTGGCATGGAAACAAGACCGAATGATCTTGACCCCGATATTTTAGATAGTCTTATCTCTTCCGGGTTCAAAACTCTTCTTCTCGGCATTGAAAGCGGTTCAAAGTCTGTACTTACAAACTTAAACAAAGGCGCATCCATTAATTCAAGTGAGAGCGCAATAAGAATATGCCGGAATGCCGGAATTGAACCTGAAGTAGGGTTTCTGATGTTTGTGCCGGACAGCACGCTTGAAGACTTAAAACATAATTTCGAATTTCTGCAAAAAAACAATCTGCTTGACCGTCTCGAAAGAACCGCAAACCTTCTTTCGCATCGCCAGTTAGTGCTTATGGGGACTTCGGGTTACAGGATGTTTGAAAAGCAGGGCAGACTTAAAAAAGCGGGAGTGCTTGGTTTTGAAGGAGAAGTATCATACCAGGATAACAGGGTCAAATGGGTATCCGATCTCATGATTCATGCATGTCTTTTTGTGCTGGAAAATATGGAACAGCCGGAGTCTCCCATATACTGGCAACTTTGCGAAAACGAAGGAAAAAGAAGTATTGAGTTTGTTAAAACAAATGACTGCCTGGTGGACTTGTTCAAACGGCTTCTTGCCGATGCCGGTAAAAGCGCTTTGCTATCGCCTGTTTCTATAATGAAAGAAGATATAGAAAGAGAGTTGCTAAGTGTCATTAATATAAATTCTTTTCCTTCATCATAA
- a CDS encoding SDR family oxidoreductase — translation MKDYFGYEGKVCVVTGAASGMGKAVTEMLVDLGAQVYALDMNEVTIPGINKFIKVNLGEKQSIDNAFKELPLQIDKFFGIAGLSGIKTDYYVTFTVNFIANKYMTEEYLDKRVNNGGSIAYITSTGGMNWEKYQWEYKKIVTAGTWEAMTEALHKKAPKDGYGPFAYVLSKRAMNYYVSTRFAHFAKKNIRMNYVMPGSTDTGMKAEFEKVMGGEDKLVKQAGIAGRLAESREMAEPLVFINSDMASFINGYGLIVDYGDQTMKTLKLKKDLQKMPVGFKLYHTKLFKYIVQKYIERS, via the coding sequence ATGAAAGATTATTTCGGATATGAAGGAAAGGTATGTGTAGTGACCGGCGCTGCTTCAGGCATGGGCAAGGCTGTTACAGAGATGCTGGTTGATCTCGGGGCCCAAGTCTATGCTCTGGATATGAACGAGGTTACCATACCCGGCATTAATAAATTCATCAAGGTTAATCTCGGAGAAAAGCAGTCCATTGACAATGCATTCAAGGAGCTTCCTTTGCAGATTGATAAATTTTTCGGCATTGCAGGCCTCTCCGGCATCAAGACAGATTATTATGTCACCTTTACTGTGAACTTTATCGCTAACAAATATATGACTGAAGAATATCTTGATAAGCGTGTAAATAACGGCGGCAGCATTGCCTATATCACTTCTACAGGAGGCATGAACTGGGAAAAGTATCAGTGGGAATATAAAAAAATAGTTACCGCCGGCACCTGGGAGGCAATGACGGAAGCTCTTCATAAAAAAGCACCAAAAGATGGGTATGGCCCCTTCGCATATGTTCTCTCGAAAAGAGCTATGAATTATTATGTATCAACCAGATTTGCTCATTTTGCCAAAAAGAATATCCGCATGAATTATGTGATGCCCGGAAGCACTGACACAGGTATGAAAGCTGAATTTGAAAAGGTTATGGGCGGCGAAGATAAGCTTGTCAAACAGGCCGGAATTGCAGGCAGGCTTGCTGAATCGCGGGAGATGGCTGAGCCGCTTGTTTTTATAAACAGCGATATGGCTTCGTTTATCAACGGCTACGGGCTAATTGTGGATTACGGCGATCAGACTATGAAGACCTTGAAACTTAAAAAAGACCTTCAGAAGATGCCGGTAGGATTTAAGCTCTATCATACTAAACTGTTTAAGTATATTGTTCAAAAATATATTGAGCGTAGTTAA
- a CDS encoding aldehyde ferredoxin oxidoreductase family protein has protein sequence MKGIHGKILVVNLTEKSYEIEELPEEIYRRYLGGYGIGVYYIYKHIKPGCDPLGPDNILGFTPGLFTGSGAGFSGRYMVCGKSPLTGKGIRSNGEQCNGGWGNANSGGTFGPSIKKTGFDAIFFKGQSPKPVYLLIKNDKISIEDASFLWGKDTVETEEELAHLHGVRANVASIGPAGENLSLISGICNDKGRIAARSGLGAVMGSKKLKAVCLLAGNAKAEYADKAKIRQITKEYYARIHGFKQNKLMIKLSPLFDYFAPVMRLLRMPLAASPDALGPVLGYTYGGAKLGTPMSTVISAETGDSPVKNYKGAAVPDFPMKKAMKLRAKRYLDYGKKQYGCHSCPLRCGYILKYDKLPYKDKETHRPEYETIASFGSLILNDDIDLVLQANEYLNRVCLDTISAGVVVAYVLEGVEEGFFKKEAFACKDYPEGFLPIWGDPTYVMQLLKLMTTREGIGDKLADGVWVAKKHFPGTEYFAIDANGSEMGMHDLRVGHGWAMSYISDPTPGRHTTANYDHTKAGTTLFFPEMAHLIGQSSEHPYQQGRISIYPIKLHQVMESIGVCMFVYFFGDYKMIDMIEAATGWKMTPEEIMQIGGRIQTLRQMFNAREGAIRHELPQRAIGSPPLKTGAARGQSLDVEITIQGYYEAMGYRNDGVPREETLRAYGLDDIIPDLAKCTGVPERLVNEWLYSGAALIKKKKNKKEKAVIGG, from the coding sequence ATGAAAGGCATTCATGGAAAGATTCTTGTCGTTAATCTGACTGAAAAAAGCTACGAGATAGAAGAACTGCCTGAAGAGATTTACCGCCGGTATCTTGGCGGATACGGGATAGGAGTTTATTATATTTATAAGCATATCAAGCCCGGCTGTGATCCTCTTGGGCCTGATAATATACTCGGATTTACTCCCGGCCTTTTCACCGGCTCAGGAGCAGGGTTTTCCGGCAGATATATGGTCTGCGGCAAAAGTCCGTTAACCGGAAAAGGAATCCGGTCAAATGGTGAGCAATGCAACGGAGGCTGGGGGAATGCGAATTCAGGAGGCACGTTCGGACCATCTATAAAGAAAACAGGTTTTGATGCAATATTTTTTAAAGGTCAGTCACCAAAGCCTGTTTATCTTCTTATTAAAAATGATAAAATATCGATCGAAGATGCTAGCTTTCTCTGGGGCAAAGATACTGTGGAGACTGAAGAAGAATTGGCTCATCTGCACGGTGTACGCGCTAACGTAGCCTCTATAGGACCGGCTGGTGAGAATTTATCTCTCATTTCCGGCATATGCAACGATAAGGGCCGTATCGCTGCACGCAGCGGCCTTGGCGCAGTTATGGGCAGCAAAAAACTTAAGGCTGTGTGCCTGCTTGCAGGAAATGCGAAAGCCGAATACGCAGACAAAGCCAAGATTCGTCAGATAACAAAGGAGTATTACGCCAGGATACATGGGTTTAAACAAAACAAATTAATGATCAAACTGAGTCCATTGTTTGACTACTTTGCACCAGTTATGCGTTTATTAAGAATGCCCCTTGCTGCTTCTCCTGACGCTCTTGGACCTGTTCTCGGTTATACTTACGGGGGAGCTAAACTTGGAACACCAATGAGCACGGTTATCTCCGCTGAGACCGGAGATTCGCCGGTCAAAAACTATAAGGGCGCAGCAGTTCCGGATTTTCCGATGAAAAAAGCAATGAAGCTTCGCGCCAAGAGATATCTGGATTATGGAAAAAAGCAGTATGGTTGTCATTCATGTCCTTTGCGCTGCGGTTATATTCTGAAATATGACAAGCTGCCATATAAGGATAAGGAAACTCATCGTCCCGAATACGAGACAATTGCTTCTTTCGGCTCTTTAATATTAAACGACGATATAGATCTGGTTTTGCAGGCTAACGAGTATTTAAACCGTGTCTGCCTTGATACCATATCCGCGGGCGTAGTAGTAGCATATGTGCTTGAGGGAGTTGAGGAAGGTTTTTTCAAAAAAGAGGCTTTTGCCTGCAAGGATTATCCCGAAGGATTCCTTCCAATATGGGGTGATCCTACATATGTTATGCAATTATTAAAACTCATGACTACTCGTGAGGGCATTGGGGATAAGCTGGCAGACGGAGTATGGGTTGCCAAAAAGCACTTTCCGGGAACAGAGTATTTTGCTATTGATGCAAACGGTTCGGAGATGGGCATGCACGACCTGCGTGTTGGGCATGGATGGGCTATGTCATACATTTCAGACCCTACGCCTGGCAGGCATACAACTGCTAACTATGATCATACAAAAGCCGGCACAACGCTTTTTTTCCCCGAAATGGCTCATCTGATTGGTCAAAGTTCCGAGCACCCCTATCAACAAGGCAGAATATCAATCTATCCGATCAAGCTGCATCAGGTAATGGAAAGCATAGGTGTTTGTATGTTTGTTTATTTTTTTGGCGACTATAAAATGATTGATATGATCGAGGCAGCAACAGGCTGGAAAATGACACCGGAAGAAATTATGCAGATTGGAGGAAGGATACAAACCTTGCGCCAAATGTTCAATGCACGTGAAGGCGCAATACGGCATGAGTTACCGCAGCGGGCAATCGGCAGCCCACCGCTTAAAACCGGGGCTGCCAGGGGTCAGTCCTTAGATGTTGAGATAACTATACAGGGTTACTACGAGGCCATGGGTTACAGGAATGACGGTGTACCAAGAGAAGAAACACTGCGTGCCTACGGGCTTGATGATATAATACCTGATCTGGCGAAATGCACGGGCGTGCCCGAAAGGCTGGTCAACGAGTGGCTATACTCAGGAGCAGCTTTAATAAAGAAGAAAAAGAATAAAAAAGAGAAGGCTGTAATCGGCGGCTGA
- a CDS encoding outer membrane lipoprotein-sorting protein: MKRICLFGIIMFLMFATAPLYAETQDATAIINTMNNNADTYPISKKLTIIVKNGEQITGQMVAGTARKKFPDGRKFLMVLLEPQSLKGLSYLLNDLYDHPAKQWIYLPYIDRVRKIDKASTYESFLSTDFTFADLSLITSKNDKFKYLGEEVIGGMKAYKIESISKEPNYYYSRIINWITKDSFLLIRRDYYSPNNILWKRQLSENLTLINGVLTPLRIRMINFQNNTSTELIVNELNPDIDLPDEIFVPEQLKYSLKCPVWQKVCYPTDKMDNQ; this comes from the coding sequence ATGAAAAGAATATGCTTGTTTGGGATAATTATGTTTCTGATGTTTGCAACCGCACCTTTATATGCCGAAACTCAGGATGCTACAGCTATAATTAACACAATGAATAATAACGCTGATACCTACCCAATATCAAAAAAACTCACTATCATTGTAAAAAATGGAGAACAAATAACCGGCCAAATGGTAGCCGGAACCGCAAGAAAAAAATTTCCCGACGGCAGAAAATTCCTTATGGTCCTATTAGAGCCTCAAAGCTTAAAAGGCCTATCTTATCTTTTGAATGATTTGTATGATCATCCGGCCAAGCAATGGATATACCTTCCTTATATTGATAGAGTTCGCAAAATCGATAAAGCAAGTACTTACGAAAGCTTTCTCAGCACAGATTTTACTTTCGCAGATCTTAGTTTAATAACCAGCAAAAACGATAAATTTAAGTATCTTGGAGAAGAAGTAATCGGAGGTATGAAAGCCTATAAAATAGAATCGATTTCCAAGGAGCCAAACTATTATTATTCCCGTATTATTAATTGGATCACAAAAGATTCATTTTTGCTTATCAGGCGGGATTATTATTCTCCCAATAACATCCTATGGAAAAGACAATTGTCTGAAAATTTAACCCTTATCAACGGCGTGCTCACGCCCTTAAGGATTCGAATGATTAACTTTCAAAACAATACAAGTACCGAACTGATTGTTAATGAATTAAATCCCGACATAGATCTTCCTGATGAAATTTTTGTGCCCGAGCAACTGAAATACTCTTTAAAATGCCCTGTTTGGCAAAAGGTCTGCTATCCAACAGATAAAATGGATAATCAATAA
- a CDS encoding outer membrane lipoprotein-sorting protein, which yields MKKVYLLLVVMLILLVSAPLNAETPDVNAIIEKVKKSWDVRPVSFKTTIIVKDGERVTGEMVAGAAHKRFPDGRRLLIVILEPESMKGVSYLLNGYDTKQSEQWMYFPYLDRVRKIDGASNYESFLSTDFTYADLSLIDSQSEEFKYIGEGEINGIKAYKIESISKSSNYYYSKIIYWIAKDTLQILSRDYYSPNNSLWKRKLYENYTVINGLTIPLRIRVKDLQHNTSTELNISELDADITLPDEIFVPTQLKYSLKCPVWQKVCYPQDVFIK from the coding sequence ATGAAAAAGGTGTATTTGCTTTTGGTCGTTATGCTTATCCTTTTGGTTTCTGCACCATTAAATGCCGAAACACCGGATGTCAATGCTATAATTGAAAAGGTGAAAAAATCATGGGATGTTCGCCCTGTATCTTTTAAAACAACAATTATTGTTAAGGATGGCGAGCGTGTTACCGGAGAAATGGTAGCCGGAGCGGCCCATAAGCGTTTTCCGGATGGAAGAAGATTGCTGATAGTTATTCTTGAACCGGAAAGCATGAAAGGAGTGTCATACCTGCTTAACGGTTATGATACGAAACAGTCTGAGCAATGGATGTATTTTCCTTATCTTGACAGAGTAAGAAAAATTGATGGTGCCAGCAACTATGAAAGCTTTTTAAGCACCGATTTTACCTATGCAGATCTATCCCTGATAGATTCTCAAAGTGAAGAATTTAAGTATATCGGAGAAGGTGAGATAAACGGTATAAAGGCATATAAAATCGAATCTATAAGTAAAAGTTCAAATTATTATTATTCCAAAATAATTTATTGGATTGCAAAAGATACTTTACAGATCCTTAGCCGGGATTATTATTCACCGAATAACAGTCTTTGGAAAAGAAAATTATATGAGAATTACACTGTTATTAACGGCTTGACCATTCCTCTGCGTATTCGCGTGAAGGATCTTCAGCACAATACCAGCACAGAACTTAACATTAGCGAACTAGATGCTGATATAACACTTCCGGACGAAATATTTGTACCCACACAATTGAAATACTCTTTAAAATGCCCTGTTTGGCAAAAAGTATGTTATCCGCAGGATGTTTTCATTAAATAG
- a CDS encoding DUF3617 domain-containing protein, with protein MFKRISFVGIIVLITLYTGLLYAGPNMNPGKWEITYETEMPGMPMKMPSIKITQCITKEQIIPESKQQPGQECKTSDIKISGNTVSWSLICNSPYNTSKAKGKITYNGNQMKGQMEMEQSGMKITTKMSGQRIGICD; from the coding sequence ATGTTCAAACGTATTTCTTTTGTTGGAATTATTGTCCTGATAACATTATATACCGGCCTATTATATGCCGGACCAAATATGAATCCAGGCAAATGGGAAATAACCTATGAAACTGAGATGCCCGGAATGCCCATGAAAATGCCTTCCATTAAAATTACACAGTGTATAACAAAAGAACAAATCATACCTGAAAGCAAGCAACAACCCGGACAGGAATGTAAAACATCCGATATAAAAATTTCCGGCAATACCGTTTCATGGTCTCTTATATGTAATAGCCCTTACAACACGTCCAAAGCAAAAGGTAAAATAACATACAATGGGAACCAAATGAAGGGTCAGATGGAAATGGAACAGTCCGGCATGAAAATAACTACTAAAATGAGTGGACAACGTATAGGAATATGTGACTAG